The following proteins are encoded in a genomic region of Burkholderia diffusa:
- a CDS encoding flavin-containing monooxygenase produces the protein MAVETTSIDTLVVGAGQAGVAMSEHLGKLGVPHLVLERDRIAERWRTGRWDSLVANGPAWHDRFPGLEFDGLDPDAFASKDQVADYFEAYARKFNAPIRTGVEVKNVVRNTGKPGFIVDTSDGPIEATRVVVATGPFQRPVIPPIAPDDAGLVQLHSADYRNPAQLPDGAVLVVGAGSSGVQIADELQRAGRQVYLSVGPHDRPPRAYRGRDFCWWLGVLGEWDKEVATPGREHVTIAVSGARGGHTVDFRALAHQGVTLVGLTKSFDGGVAVFEPDLAVNLARGDENYLSLLDAADAYAIRDGLDLPEEPEARRILPDPDCVTRPILALDLAGAGVTSIVWATGYAVDYGWLNVDAFGANGKPQHQRGVSKEPGIYFLGLPWLSRRGSSFIWGVWHDAKHIADHIVTQRKYLDYHDASKRRLQTRTGHGDASRTEPADARPLVDAID, from the coding sequence GTGGCAGTGGAAACAACCTCAATCGATACGCTGGTCGTCGGGGCCGGACAGGCCGGCGTGGCCATGAGCGAGCACTTGGGCAAACTCGGCGTGCCGCATCTCGTGCTGGAGCGTGACCGTATCGCCGAGCGCTGGCGCACCGGACGCTGGGATTCGCTGGTCGCGAACGGCCCCGCGTGGCACGACCGTTTTCCGGGGCTCGAATTCGACGGCCTCGATCCCGATGCGTTCGCATCGAAGGACCAGGTCGCCGACTACTTCGAGGCCTATGCGCGCAAGTTCAACGCGCCGATCCGCACTGGCGTCGAAGTGAAGAACGTCGTGCGCAACACGGGCAAGCCGGGCTTCATCGTCGACACCTCGGACGGCCCGATCGAGGCAACCCGCGTGGTCGTCGCAACGGGCCCGTTCCAGCGCCCGGTCATCCCGCCGATCGCGCCGGACGATGCGGGCCTCGTGCAACTCCACTCGGCCGATTATCGCAACCCCGCGCAATTGCCGGACGGTGCGGTGCTGGTAGTCGGCGCCGGTTCGTCGGGCGTGCAGATTGCCGACGAACTGCAGCGCGCGGGCCGACAGGTCTATTTGTCGGTCGGCCCGCATGACCGCCCGCCGCGCGCGTATCGTGGCCGCGACTTCTGCTGGTGGCTAGGCGTGCTTGGCGAATGGGACAAGGAAGTCGCGACGCCCGGACGCGAACACGTGACGATCGCGGTGAGCGGTGCGCGCGGCGGTCACACGGTCGATTTCCGCGCGCTTGCGCACCAGGGCGTGACGCTCGTCGGGTTGACGAAGTCGTTCGACGGAGGCGTCGCCGTGTTCGAACCCGATCTCGCAGTCAATCTCGCACGCGGCGACGAGAACTACCTCTCTCTGCTCGACGCGGCCGACGCGTATGCGATCCGCGACGGCCTCGATCTGCCCGAAGAACCCGAAGCGCGCCGCATCCTGCCGGATCCGGATTGCGTCACGCGACCGATCCTCGCGCTCGACCTGGCCGGCGCTGGCGTCACGTCGATCGTCTGGGCGACGGGCTATGCGGTCGACTACGGCTGGCTAAATGTCGACGCGTTCGGCGCGAACGGCAAGCCACAGCATCAACGCGGCGTGTCGAAGGAGCCCGGCATCTATTTCCTCGGCCTGCCGTGGCTGTCGCGACGCGGCTCCAGCTTCATCTGGGGTGTGTGGCACGACGCGAAACACATCGCCGACCACATCGTCACGCAGCGCAAGTACCTCGACTATCACGACGCATCGAAGCGCCGGCTTCAAACGCGCACTGGGCACGGCGACGCATCGCGCACGGAGCCGGCGGATGCCCGTCCGCTCGTTGATGCGATCGATTGA
- a CDS encoding RidA family protein, translated as MSQPTHTRIRMFNTKDTYPNQTLDNDLCQAVRAGNTVYVRGQVGTDFDGNLIGLGDPRAQAEQAMKNVKQLLEEAGSDITHIVKTTTYLIDPRYREPVYQEVGKWLKGVYPISTGLVVSALGQPQWLMEIDVIAVIPDNWQPSRAQEAR; from the coding sequence ATGAGCCAGCCTACCCATACCCGTATCCGCATGTTCAACACGAAGGATACCTACCCGAACCAGACGCTCGACAACGACCTGTGCCAGGCCGTGCGCGCCGGCAATACCGTCTATGTGCGCGGCCAGGTCGGCACCGATTTCGACGGCAACCTGATCGGCCTCGGCGATCCGCGTGCTCAGGCCGAGCAGGCGATGAAGAACGTGAAGCAGCTGCTGGAGGAAGCCGGCAGCGACATCACGCACATCGTGAAGACGACGACCTACCTGATCGACCCGCGCTATCGCGAGCCCGTGTACCAGGAAGTCGGCAAGTGGCTGAAAGGCGTCTACCCGATTTCGACAGGGCTCGTCGTCTCGGCGCTCGGCCAGCCGCAGTGGTTGATGGAAATCGACGTGATCGCGGTGATCCCGGACAACTGGCAGCCGAGTCGCGCACAGGAGGCGAGATGA
- a CDS encoding DUF1028 domain-containing protein — protein sequence MTFSIVGRCPETGQLGIAISSSSIAVGARCPWVRAGVGAVATQNVTLPALGQQILDLIEHRQLAPAAALDRALSANGWSQYRQVTVIDGQGQTACFTGKEALGTHHAVQGEQCVAAGNLLAAPGVIDAMVRAFEQAPGLLADRLLAAMHAAIAAGGEAGPVHSAALQVAGDVTWPIVDLRVDWADVDPVGQLDALWRAYRPQMQDYQTRALNPTAAPSYGVPGDE from the coding sequence ATGACTTTCTCCATCGTCGGGCGCTGCCCGGAAACGGGGCAGCTCGGGATCGCGATCAGCTCGTCGAGCATCGCGGTGGGCGCGCGCTGCCCGTGGGTGCGCGCGGGCGTCGGCGCGGTCGCGACGCAGAACGTCACGCTGCCGGCGCTCGGCCAGCAGATCCTCGATCTGATCGAGCACCGGCAGCTCGCGCCGGCCGCCGCGCTCGACCGCGCGCTCAGCGCGAACGGCTGGAGCCAGTACCGGCAGGTCACGGTGATCGACGGGCAGGGGCAGACCGCGTGCTTCACCGGCAAGGAAGCGCTCGGCACGCACCATGCGGTGCAGGGCGAGCAATGCGTGGCGGCCGGCAACCTGCTGGCCGCGCCGGGCGTGATCGACGCGATGGTACGTGCGTTCGAGCAGGCGCCCGGGCTGCTGGCCGACCGCCTGCTGGCCGCGATGCACGCGGCGATCGCAGCGGGCGGCGAGGCCGGACCGGTACATTCGGCCGCGCTGCAGGTGGCCGGCGACGTGACCTGGCCGATCGTCGACCTGCGCGTCGACTGGGCCGACGTTGATCCGGTCGGGCAACTGGACGCGCTGTGGCGCGCGTATCGCCCGCAGATGCAGGATTACCAGACACGGGCGCTGAATCCGACTGCCGCGCCGAGCTACGGAGTGCCGGGCGATGAGTGA
- the argE gene encoding acetylornithine deacetylase, giving the protein MSDTSSRALLERLIGFATVSRDSNLAMIEFIRDYLAGHGVSSELFYNAERTKASLYATIGPRDRGGIALSGHTDVVPVDGQAWAVEPFRLTERDGRLYGRGTADMKGFIASVLAAVPTFVARSLSVPVHLAFSYDEEVGCLGVRPMLDALAAREHRPRLCLIGEPTELKPVLGHKGKLAMRCHVKGAACHSAYAPLGVNAIDYAAKLIGRLGEIGAALARSEHHDSRFDPPFSTVQAGLIKGGRALNIVPAECEFDFEVRALPAFDAHDVPRKLLDYAESELLPKMRAVHPETDIRLQSLGAYPGLATSPDSEAARLLAMLSGSDAFGTVAFGTEGGLFGQAGIPTVVCGPGSMDQGHKPDEFVTLDQLHGCDAMLGRLATYLASAGRS; this is encoded by the coding sequence ATGAGTGACACGTCGAGCCGCGCATTGCTCGAACGGTTGATCGGCTTCGCGACGGTCAGCCGCGATTCGAATCTCGCGATGATCGAATTCATCCGCGATTATCTCGCCGGACACGGTGTCTCGAGCGAGCTGTTCTACAACGCGGAACGCACAAAGGCGAGCCTGTACGCAACGATCGGGCCGCGCGATCGCGGTGGCATCGCGCTGTCGGGCCATACCGACGTGGTGCCGGTCGACGGCCAGGCGTGGGCGGTCGAGCCGTTCCGGTTGACCGAGCGCGACGGCCGGCTGTACGGGCGCGGCACGGCCGACATGAAGGGCTTCATCGCGTCGGTGCTCGCGGCCGTGCCTACGTTCGTCGCGCGGTCGTTGAGCGTGCCGGTGCATCTCGCGTTTTCCTATGACGAGGAAGTTGGCTGTCTCGGCGTGCGGCCGATGCTCGATGCGCTGGCCGCGCGCGAGCACCGCCCGCGCCTATGCCTGATCGGCGAGCCGACCGAGTTGAAACCGGTACTCGGGCACAAGGGTAAGCTCGCAATGCGCTGTCACGTGAAGGGTGCCGCGTGTCACTCGGCGTACGCGCCGCTGGGCGTCAACGCGATCGACTACGCGGCGAAGCTGATCGGCCGGCTTGGCGAGATCGGCGCGGCGCTCGCGCGGTCCGAGCATCACGACAGCCGCTTCGATCCGCCGTTCTCGACCGTGCAAGCCGGGCTGATCAAGGGCGGCCGCGCGCTGAACATCGTGCCGGCCGAATGCGAATTCGATTTTGAGGTGCGGGCGCTGCCGGCGTTCGACGCGCATGACGTGCCAAGAAAGCTGCTGGACTATGCGGAATCCGAACTGCTGCCGAAGATGCGGGCGGTTCACCCCGAGACCGATATCCGTCTGCAGTCGCTCGGCGCGTATCCGGGGCTCGCGACGTCGCCGGACAGCGAAGCCGCGCGACTGCTCGCGATGCTGAGTGGCTCCGACGCATTCGGCACGGTGGCGTTCGGCACCGAGGGCGGGCTGTTCGGGCAGGCCGGTATTCCGACCGTCGTGTGCGGCCCGGGCAGCATGGACCAGGGGCACAAGCCCGACGAGTTCGTCACGCTCGACCAGTTGCACGGGTGCGACGCGATGCTGGGCCGTCTCGCGACTTACCTCGCTTCGGCTGGTCGATCCTGA
- a CDS encoding LysR substrate-binding domain-containing protein codes for MAHYTLRQLKYFVTTVESGSVAEASRQLFIAQPSISSAIKGLEESFGVKLFIRHHAQGVSLTPSGTRFYRKAQELLRIAHEFEQNALADNDVITGQIDIGCFETVAPLYLPQLIAGFRERFPGVNIRLRDGDQQELVQGLTAGTFDLAFLYDHDLDGTIETEPLMPAQQPYVLLPENHRFADQSHVSLRDLSVEPMILLDVLPSRTYFVSLFHELGLTPNIVFASPSIEMVRGMVGQGFGFSLLVTRPHSEYTYDGRRVVTIALSETVSPSGLVSARLKRGQLTKQAQSFVEFCRERLAQIVAESAR; via the coding sequence GTGGCTCACTACACTTTGCGGCAACTGAAATACTTCGTGACGACGGTGGAATCCGGCAGCGTCGCCGAGGCGTCGCGCCAGCTCTTCATCGCGCAGCCGTCGATTTCCAGCGCGATCAAGGGGCTCGAGGAAAGCTTCGGCGTGAAGCTGTTCATCCGCCATCATGCGCAGGGCGTGTCACTGACGCCTTCCGGCACGCGTTTTTACCGGAAGGCGCAGGAACTGTTGCGCATCGCACACGAGTTCGAACAGAACGCGCTCGCCGACAACGACGTGATCACCGGGCAGATCGACATCGGCTGCTTCGAGACAGTCGCGCCGCTCTATCTGCCGCAGCTGATCGCGGGGTTTCGGGAGCGCTTCCCGGGCGTCAACATCCGGCTGCGCGACGGCGACCAGCAGGAGCTCGTGCAGGGCCTGACGGCCGGCACCTTCGATCTCGCGTTCCTGTACGACCACGATCTCGACGGCACGATCGAAACCGAGCCGCTAATGCCGGCGCAACAGCCGTACGTGCTGCTGCCGGAGAACCATCGGTTCGCGGATCAGTCGCACGTATCGCTGCGCGACCTCAGCGTCGAGCCGATGATCCTGCTCGACGTGCTTCCGAGCCGCACGTACTTCGTCAGCCTGTTCCACGAGCTCGGGCTCACGCCGAACATCGTGTTCGCTTCGCCTTCGATCGAGATGGTCCGCGGGATGGTCGGTCAGGGGTTCGGCTTCTCGTTGCTCGTCACGCGGCCGCACTCCGAATATACGTACGACGGCCGGCGCGTCGTGACGATCGCCCTGAGCGAAACGGTAAGCCCGTCCGGGCTGGTGAGCGCACGGCTCAAGCGCGGGCAGCTCACGAAGCAGGCGCAGTCGTTCGTCGAGTTCTGCCGCGAGCGGCTCGCACAGATCGTCGCGGAATCGGCGCGATAA
- a CDS encoding purine-cytosine permease family protein: protein MTTADRNASPMIEKHTIGYVPPAERHGRVRDLFTLWFGGNIAPLPIVTGALGVQIFHLNLMWAIVAIIVGQAVGGVLMALHSAQGPQMGIPQMIQSRAQFGSWGALLVTVIAAVMYVGFFASNIVLAGKSVHGIASSVPVPVGIVIGAVGSGLIGIVGYRFIHILNRIGTWVLGAGILVGFWMILSHVNTADFLTRGSFDFAGWLATVSLSALWQIAFAPYVSDYSRYLPEEVGVASTFWATYLGCTIGSTLAFIFGAVAVLAVPAGADTMDAVKQATGPLGPLMLVLFLLSVISHNALNLYGAVLAVITSVQTFAYKWIPTAKTRAVVSVVIFVACCYAAIGASTNFVGNLVDLVLALLVVLVPWTAINLIDFYVIHKGKYDIQSIFMADGGVYGRFNPQALLAYAIGIVVQIPFMNTPMYAGPIPAHLGGADLSWLVGLLLTSPLYYWLATRDSAYRRRQTGARLPSSAAR from the coding sequence ATGACGACCGCGGACCGCAACGCGTCCCCCATGATAGAGAAACACACGATCGGCTACGTGCCGCCCGCAGAACGCCACGGCAGGGTGCGCGACCTGTTCACGCTCTGGTTCGGTGGCAATATCGCGCCGCTGCCGATCGTGACCGGCGCGCTCGGCGTGCAGATCTTTCACCTGAACCTGATGTGGGCGATCGTCGCGATCATCGTCGGCCAGGCGGTCGGCGGCGTGCTGATGGCGCTTCATTCGGCGCAGGGGCCGCAGATGGGCATCCCGCAGATGATCCAGAGCCGTGCGCAGTTCGGCTCGTGGGGCGCTCTGCTGGTCACGGTGATCGCGGCGGTGATGTACGTCGGCTTCTTCGCGTCGAATATCGTGCTGGCCGGCAAGTCGGTGCACGGCATCGCGTCGTCGGTACCGGTGCCTGTCGGTATCGTGATTGGCGCGGTGGGTTCCGGGCTAATCGGAATCGTCGGCTACCGGTTCATCCACATCCTGAACCGGATCGGCACCTGGGTGCTCGGCGCCGGCATCCTCGTCGGCTTCTGGATGATCCTGTCGCACGTCAACACCGCCGATTTCCTCACGCGCGGCAGCTTCGACTTCGCCGGGTGGCTGGCGACGGTGTCGCTGTCCGCGTTGTGGCAGATCGCGTTCGCCCCTTACGTGTCGGACTATTCACGTTACCTGCCGGAGGAAGTTGGCGTCGCGTCGACGTTCTGGGCGACCTACCTCGGCTGCACGATCGGGTCGACGCTCGCGTTCATCTTCGGCGCGGTCGCGGTGCTCGCGGTGCCGGCCGGCGCGGACACCATGGATGCGGTCAAGCAGGCGACCGGCCCGCTCGGCCCGCTGATGCTGGTGCTGTTCCTGCTGAGCGTGATCAGCCACAACGCGTTGAACCTGTACGGCGCGGTGCTGGCGGTCATCACTTCGGTGCAGACCTTCGCGTACAAATGGATTCCGACCGCGAAGACGCGCGCGGTGGTGTCGGTGGTGATCTTCGTCGCATGCTGCTACGCGGCGATCGGCGCGTCGACGAACTTCGTCGGCAACCTCGTCGATCTCGTGCTCGCGCTGCTCGTCGTGCTGGTGCCGTGGACGGCGATCAACCTGATCGACTTCTACGTGATCCACAAGGGCAAGTACGACATCCAGTCGATCTTCATGGCGGATGGTGGCGTGTACGGGCGCTTCAATCCGCAGGCGCTGCTCGCGTATGCAATCGGGATCGTCGTGCAGATTCCGTTCATGAACACGCCGATGTATGCGGGCCCGATTCCCGCCCATCTCGGCGGCGCAGACCTGTCGTGGCTCGTCGGGCTGCTGCTGACGTCGCCGCTGTACTACTGGCTCGCGACGCGCGATAGCGCGTACCGGCGCCGGCAGACGGGTGCACGGCTGCCGTCGTCGGCGGCGCGGTAA
- a CDS encoding FdhF/YdeP family oxidoreductase produces MTNRREVPGIRKYDGPAGGWGALRATAEAVRTQMETIEAPIVLMRTNQPDGFDCPGCAWPDKEHKSTFQFCENGAKAVTWEATTKRVTPEFFAANTVSALLRMSDYELENMGRLTHPLVYDRATDTFRAVEWDDAFARIGEVLRALPPEQVEFYTSGRASNEAAFLYQLFARELGTNNFPDCSNMCHEPTSVGLPQSIGIGKGTVSLEDFDHCELIISIGHNPGTNHPRMMGTLHECSRRNVPIIVFNPLRERALERFADPQDMIEMASFGSTRIASTYYQVDAGGDAAALKGIMKALLQLEAERGDVLDRDFIAQHTDGFDAFSTDLRDTSWDDIERASGLSQAQLEQVALAYAKSNATIVTYGMGVTQHNKGTATVRLIADLLLMRGNFGKPGAGICPLRGHSNVQGNRTVGITEKPSAEFLQKIEDVCGFKPPAHHGHDAVQAMQAMIDGQAKALLCLGGNFAVALPDPEQSFPAMAKLDLAVHLGTKLNRSHLLVAKETYILPVLGRTELDMQASGRQSITVEDSMSMVHASAGKLKPASDQLRSEPAIVAGIAHATLPDSKIAWLDLIADYDRIRDLIDRTVPGFEAFNERIRTPGGFRLPLPPTERVWPTPTGKAMFSVYKGVKEDADVLGAERVLRLITLRSHDQYNTTIYGLDDRYRGVFGRRDVLFMNAADLAKFGLEHGDLVDIETITASGRTLRLEKITAIEYDIAPGSVGAYYPEANVLVPLDYIDKESGTPSYKSVPVRVARSAVV; encoded by the coding sequence ATGACAAATCGACGCGAAGTGCCAGGCATCAGGAAGTACGATGGGCCCGCCGGCGGTTGGGGCGCGCTTCGCGCGACAGCCGAGGCCGTGCGCACGCAGATGGAAACCATCGAGGCGCCGATCGTGCTGATGCGGACCAACCAGCCCGACGGCTTCGACTGTCCCGGCTGCGCATGGCCCGACAAGGAACACAAGTCGACGTTCCAGTTCTGCGAGAACGGCGCGAAGGCCGTCACATGGGAAGCGACGACCAAGCGCGTGACGCCCGAGTTCTTCGCGGCGAACACGGTGTCGGCGCTGCTGCGGATGTCCGACTACGAGCTGGAGAACATGGGCCGGCTCACGCATCCGCTCGTCTACGATCGCGCGACCGACACGTTCCGCGCGGTCGAGTGGGACGACGCATTCGCGCGCATCGGCGAGGTGCTGCGCGCGCTGCCGCCCGAGCAGGTCGAGTTCTATACGTCGGGCCGCGCATCGAACGAAGCCGCGTTCCTGTATCAGCTCTTCGCGCGCGAGCTCGGCACCAACAACTTCCCCGACTGCTCGAACATGTGCCACGAGCCGACCAGCGTCGGCCTGCCTCAGTCGATCGGGATCGGCAAGGGCACGGTGTCGCTGGAGGACTTCGACCACTGCGAGCTGATCATCTCGATCGGTCACAACCCGGGCACGAACCACCCGCGGATGATGGGCACGCTGCACGAGTGCTCGCGCCGCAACGTGCCCATCATCGTGTTCAATCCGCTGCGCGAGCGTGCGCTCGAACGCTTCGCGGATCCTCAGGACATGATCGAGATGGCGTCGTTCGGCTCGACGCGCATCGCGTCGACGTACTACCAGGTCGACGCCGGCGGCGATGCGGCCGCGCTGAAAGGCATCATGAAGGCGCTGCTGCAGCTCGAGGCCGAGCGCGGCGACGTGCTCGACCGCGACTTCATCGCGCAGCACACAGACGGCTTCGACGCGTTCTCCACCGACCTGCGGGACACGTCATGGGACGACATCGAACGCGCGAGCGGCCTGAGCCAGGCGCAGCTCGAGCAGGTCGCGCTCGCCTATGCGAAGTCGAATGCGACGATCGTCACGTACGGGATGGGCGTCACACAGCACAACAAGGGCACCGCGACCGTGCGCCTGATCGCCGACCTGCTGCTGATGCGCGGCAACTTCGGCAAGCCCGGTGCGGGCATATGCCCGCTGCGCGGCCACTCCAACGTGCAGGGCAACCGCACGGTCGGCATCACCGAGAAGCCGTCGGCCGAGTTCCTGCAGAAGATCGAGGACGTGTGCGGCTTCAAGCCGCCTGCACATCACGGGCACGATGCGGTGCAGGCCATGCAGGCGATGATCGACGGCCAGGCCAAGGCATTGCTGTGCCTCGGCGGCAACTTCGCCGTCGCGCTGCCCGATCCCGAGCAGTCGTTCCCCGCGATGGCGAAGCTCGACCTCGCCGTGCATCTCGGCACGAAGCTGAACCGCTCGCATCTGCTGGTCGCGAAGGAAACCTACATCCTGCCCGTGCTCGGCCGCACCGAGCTCGACATGCAGGCGAGCGGCCGCCAGTCGATCACCGTCGAGGATTCGATGTCGATGGTCCATGCGTCGGCCGGCAAGCTCAAGCCGGCGTCCGACCAGTTGCGCTCGGAGCCCGCGATTGTCGCGGGGATCGCACATGCGACGCTGCCGGACAGCAAGATCGCGTGGCTCGACCTGATCGCCGATTACGACCGCATCCGCGACCTGATCGATCGCACGGTGCCCGGCTTCGAGGCGTTCAACGAGCGCATTCGCACGCCGGGCGGGTTCCGCCTGCCGCTGCCGCCCACCGAGCGCGTATGGCCCACGCCGACCGGCAAGGCGATGTTCTCGGTCTACAAGGGTGTGAAGGAAGACGCCGACGTGCTCGGCGCCGAGCGCGTGCTGCGGCTGATCACGCTGCGCAGCCACGATCAGTACAACACGACGATCTACGGGCTCGACGACCGCTATCGCGGCGTGTTCGGCCGTCGCGACGTGCTGTTCATGAACGCGGCCGATCTCGCGAAGTTCGGGCTCGAACACGGCGACCTCGTCGACATCGAGACGATCACGGCCTCCGGCCGCACGCTGCGCCTCGAGAAGATCACCGCGATCGAGTACGACATCGCGCCCGGCTCGGTCGGCGCGTATTACCCGGAAGCGAACGTGCTCGTGCCGCTCGACTACATCGACAAGGAAAGCGGCACGCCGTCGTACAAGTCGGTGCCGGTGCGGGTCGCGCGTTCCGCAGTCGTGTGA